From Stenotrophomonas maltophilia, a single genomic window includes:
- the xseA gene encoding exodeoxyribonuclease VII large subunit — MQPRNDDIFTPSQLNTLARDLLEGSFPAIWVEAELGSVARPASGHLYFTLKDARAQLRAAMFRMKAQYLKFVPREGMRVLVRGKVTLYDARGEYQMALDHMEEAGEGALRRAFEELKARLEAEGLFDPARKRPMPAHVQRLAVITSPTGAAVRDVLSVLGRRFPLLEVDLLPTLVQGSSAAAQITRLLQAADASGRYDVILLTRGGGSLEDLWAFNDEALARAIAASRTPVVSAVGHETDFSLSDFAADLRAPTPSVAAELLVPDQRELALRLRRTAARMVQLQRHAMQQAMQRADRALLRLNAQSPQARLDLLRRRQLDLGRRLHAAFNQQQERRAARLRHAAAVLRGHHPQRQLDAMQRRLTALRGRPQSAMQRLLERDALRLRGLARSLEAVSPLATVARGYSILTRSDDGALVRHVDQVQQGDALQARVGDGVIDVQVK; from the coding sequence ATGCAGCCACGCAACGACGACATTTTCACCCCCAGCCAGCTCAACACCCTGGCCCGCGATCTGCTGGAAGGCAGCTTCCCGGCGATCTGGGTGGAGGCCGAACTGGGCAGCGTGGCGCGCCCTGCCTCCGGGCACCTGTACTTCACCCTGAAGGACGCGCGCGCGCAGCTGCGTGCAGCCATGTTCCGGATGAAGGCGCAGTACCTGAAGTTCGTGCCGCGCGAAGGCATGCGTGTGCTGGTGCGCGGCAAGGTGACCCTGTACGACGCCCGTGGCGAGTACCAGATGGCGCTGGACCACATGGAGGAAGCCGGCGAAGGCGCACTGCGCCGCGCGTTCGAGGAACTGAAGGCGCGCCTGGAGGCCGAAGGCCTGTTCGACCCGGCACGCAAGCGGCCGATGCCGGCGCATGTGCAGCGCCTGGCGGTGATCACCTCGCCCACCGGCGCCGCCGTGCGCGACGTACTGAGCGTGCTGGGCCGCCGCTTCCCGCTGCTGGAAGTGGACCTGCTGCCGACCCTGGTACAGGGCAGCAGCGCCGCGGCGCAGATCACCCGCCTGCTGCAGGCCGCCGATGCCAGCGGCCGCTACGACGTGATCCTGCTGACCCGCGGTGGCGGTTCACTGGAGGACCTGTGGGCGTTCAACGATGAAGCGCTGGCTCGCGCGATTGCGGCCAGCCGCACCCCGGTGGTATCGGCGGTAGGCCACGAGACCGACTTCAGCCTCAGCGACTTCGCTGCCGACCTGCGCGCGCCGACGCCATCGGTGGCCGCCGAACTGCTGGTACCGGACCAGCGCGAACTGGCGCTGCGCCTGCGCCGCACCGCGGCGCGCATGGTGCAGCTGCAACGGCACGCGATGCAGCAGGCCATGCAGCGCGCCGACCGTGCCCTGCTGCGCCTGAACGCACAGAGCCCGCAGGCCCGCCTGGACCTGCTGCGTCGCCGCCAGCTGGACCTCGGCCGGCGCCTGCATGCGGCATTCAACCAGCAGCAGGAGCGCCGTGCCGCGCGCCTGCGTCATGCCGCGGCGGTGCTGCGCGGGCACCATCCACAACGACAGCTGGACGCGATGCAGCGCCGCCTGACCGCCCTGCGCGGGCGTCCGCAGAGTGCGATGCAGCGCCTGCTGGAACGCGATGCACTGCGCCTGCGCGGGCTGGCACGCTCACTGGAAGCGGTCAGCCCGCTGGCGACCGTGGCCCGTGGCTACAGCATCCTCACCCGCAGCGATGATGGCGCCCTGGTGCGGCACGTTGACCAGGTGCAGCAGGGTGACGCGTTGCAGGCCCGCGTCGGCGACGGCGTGATCGACGTGCAGGTCAAGTAG
- the queG gene encoding tRNA epoxyqueuosine(34) reductase QueG, which translates to MSPVPAPVDPAQAVQRIRELARAHGFQRCGIAGIELGEDEAHLADWLGQGLYGTMDWMARHGTLRARPAELLPGTVRVISVGMDYSHKDDTEAWATLADPGRAYVARYALGRDYHKLMRNRLQKLATQINDEVAPLGYRVFVDSAPVLERALARNAGLGWIGKHTCLIDRHGGSWFFIGEIYIDIPLPIDTPATAHCGTCTRCIDVCPTQAIIGPQRLDARRCISYLTIEHDGAIPEDMRPLIGNRIYGCDDCQLVCPWNKFARRTDEADFRARNQLDTARLDQLFAWDEAEFLRRTEGSPIRRSGHERWLRNIAVALGNAPASAEALAALHTRIDDPSPLVREHVQWALGQHAAR; encoded by the coding sequence ATGTCCCCCGTCCCCGCCCCTGTCGATCCGGCCCAGGCCGTGCAGCGCATCCGTGAACTTGCCCGTGCGCATGGCTTCCAGCGCTGCGGCATCGCCGGCATCGAGCTGGGCGAGGATGAGGCGCACCTGGCCGACTGGCTGGGCCAGGGCCTGTACGGCACGATGGACTGGATGGCGCGCCACGGCACCCTGCGCGCGCGTCCGGCCGAGCTGCTGCCCGGCACCGTGCGGGTGATCTCGGTGGGCATGGATTACAGCCACAAGGACGACACCGAGGCCTGGGCGACCCTGGCTGATCCCGGCCGCGCCTACGTGGCGCGCTATGCGCTGGGCCGCGACTACCACAAGCTGATGCGCAACCGCCTGCAGAAACTGGCCACGCAGATCAACGACGAGGTGGCTCCGCTGGGCTACCGCGTCTTCGTCGATTCGGCGCCGGTGCTGGAACGTGCACTGGCGCGCAACGCCGGGCTCGGCTGGATCGGCAAGCACACCTGCCTGATCGACCGTCACGGCGGCTCCTGGTTCTTCATCGGTGAGATCTACATCGATATCCCGCTGCCGATCGATACCCCGGCCACCGCCCACTGTGGCACCTGCACGCGCTGCATCGACGTCTGCCCCACCCAGGCCATCATCGGCCCGCAACGGCTGGATGCGCGGCGCTGCATCTCGTACCTGACCATCGAGCACGACGGCGCCATCCCCGAGGACATGCGGCCGCTGATCGGCAACCGCATCTATGGCTGCGACGATTGCCAGCTGGTCTGCCCCTGGAACAAGTTCGCCAGGCGCACCGACGAAGCCGATTTCCGTGCACGCAACCAGCTGGATACCGCGCGCCTGGACCAGCTGTTCGCCTGGGACGAGGCCGAATTCCTGCGCCGCACCGAGGGCAGCCCGATCCGCCGCAGCGGGCATGAGCGCTGGCTGCGCAACATCGCGGTGGCGCTGGGCAATGCGCCTGCGTCCGCCGAGGCATTGGCTGCCCTGCACACCCGCATCGACGATCCCTCGCCGCTGGTGCGCGAGCACGTGCAGTGGGCGCTGGGCCAGCACGCGGCGCGCTGA
- a CDS encoding formylglycine-generating enzyme family protein has product MRFPLSPALCTALAVALAGCTPSPSSTPERAADEPARPQEGAAADRTAAAGQGSVTIAGEDAAEDVQYWTPPRVDREGRSLAQLRRAAEQAFAEGRLYEDADAAIPLWLAVQEENPDDRQARQGLQRARQGLQQQADALLVRPLKQREALAEASRQALVLLSLAPKDEKVRALQGRVETAQRVVAYNRAGEEDLRSDRIGEDGDGAIGNFREALALDERNGRARQGLAAAESGLIRRAEDAARARDFAGAGTWLAEASKVRDSSPTIADAFERIEQIRAATLLRLRDDGLRDLATPQGLKPAREKLAEALRIALPGDAVVGQLRERIDLATHYGSFRPGQVFSDAMRDGGRGPQMVVVPHGGFQMGAGDAEPGASDAERPSHYVRFDRGFAMAITEVTVSDFERYVKATSARPRATRRGHSVVYDERSGNFIRRSGVDWRSDYDGGRALGNSPVMHVSVRDAENYATWLSEQTGRSYRLPSEAEFEYALRAGSSGRYPWGDAGTPPPGSGNFTGSKDVSPSGRHWHNAFIGYGDGWWGPAPVATFQANAFGLHDMGGNLSEWVADCWHASYRRAPSDGAAWFNPGCRSRVIRGGNWANAPEQTRAAWRQSQDSDTTNARIGFRLVRGI; this is encoded by the coding sequence TTGCGTTTTCCGTTGTCGCCCGCGCTGTGCACCGCCCTGGCCGTTGCCCTGGCCGGCTGCACACCGTCGCCATCGTCGACGCCGGAGCGCGCCGCTGACGAACCGGCGCGGCCACAGGAAGGCGCGGCGGCGGACCGGACAGCGGCGGCCGGGCAGGGCAGCGTGACCATTGCCGGTGAGGATGCCGCCGAGGACGTGCAGTACTGGACGCCGCCGCGGGTGGACCGGGAGGGACGCAGCCTGGCGCAGCTGCGGCGCGCGGCCGAGCAGGCCTTTGCCGAAGGCCGGCTCTACGAGGATGCCGACGCTGCCATTCCCTTGTGGCTGGCGGTACAGGAGGAGAATCCGGATGACCGCCAGGCCCGGCAGGGCCTGCAGCGCGCCCGCCAGGGCCTGCAACAGCAAGCCGATGCGCTGCTGGTACGGCCGCTGAAGCAGCGCGAGGCACTGGCCGAGGCCAGCCGCCAGGCACTGGTGCTGCTCAGCCTGGCGCCGAAGGACGAGAAAGTGCGCGCACTGCAGGGGCGAGTCGAGACCGCGCAGCGCGTGGTGGCGTACAACCGCGCCGGCGAAGAGGACCTGCGCTCGGACCGGATTGGCGAGGATGGCGACGGCGCCATCGGCAACTTCCGTGAGGCGCTGGCGCTGGATGAGCGCAATGGGCGTGCGCGGCAAGGACTGGCGGCCGCCGAGAGCGGGTTGATCCGTCGTGCCGAGGACGCCGCACGGGCACGGGATTTCGCCGGCGCGGGCACCTGGCTGGCCGAGGCAAGCAAGGTGCGCGATTCGTCGCCGACCATCGCCGACGCGTTCGAACGCATCGAACAGATCCGTGCCGCCACGCTGCTGCGATTGCGTGATGACGGCCTGCGCGACCTGGCGACACCACAGGGACTGAAGCCGGCGCGTGAAAAGCTGGCCGAGGCCCTGCGCATCGCCCTGCCGGGCGATGCGGTGGTGGGCCAGCTGCGCGAACGCATCGACCTGGCCACCCACTACGGCAGCTTCCGTCCCGGGCAGGTGTTCAGCGATGCCATGCGCGATGGCGGGCGGGGGCCACAGATGGTGGTGGTGCCGCATGGTGGTTTCCAGATGGGGGCCGGCGATGCGGAGCCGGGTGCCAGTGATGCCGAGCGTCCGTCGCACTATGTGCGCTTCGATCGCGGCTTCGCGATGGCGATCACCGAGGTCACTGTCAGCGATTTCGAGCGCTACGTGAAGGCGACCAGCGCGCGCCCGCGCGCAACCCGCCGTGGCCATTCGGTGGTCTATGACGAGCGCAGCGGCAACTTCATCCGCCGCAGTGGCGTGGATTGGCGCTCGGACTATGACGGCGGTCGTGCGCTGGGCAACTCACCGGTGATGCACGTGAGCGTGCGTGATGCCGAGAACTACGCGACGTGGCTGTCCGAGCAGACCGGGCGCAGCTACCGCCTGCCCAGCGAGGCCGAGTTCGAATATGCGCTGCGCGCCGGCAGCAGCGGCCGTTACCCCTGGGGGGATGCCGGCACACCACCGCCGGGCAGTGGCAATTTCACCGGCAGCAAGGACGTATCGCCGTCGGGGCGGCACTGGCACAACGCGTTCATCGGCTATGGCGATGGCTGGTGGGGACCGGCGCCAGTCGCCACGTTCCAGGCCAATGCCTTCGGCCTGCACGATATGGGCGGCAATCTGAGCGAATGGGTCGCCGACTGCTGGCACGCCAGCTACCGCCGGGCCCCTTCCGATGGCGCGGCCTGGTTCAACCCGGGTTGCCGGTCCCGGGTCATCCGCGGTGGCAACTGGGCCAACGCGCCGGAGCAGACCCGCGCGGCCTGGCGGCAGTCGCAGGATTCGGATACCACCAACGCACGTATCGGTTTCCGGCTGGTGCGCGGTATCTGA
- a CDS encoding N-acetylmuramoyl-L-alanine amidase, with the protein MRPGNRLIAICAAVGLGLASVSAWAGEVRQVLLNTGATGTRAEISLVGSGGYKTLSLAGPNRLVVDFPDSSAIRNLKMPAAQGVVTAVRTGQPVPGTFRVVFDLAESVAPFRPQMQREGNESKLVIEWPGDGPAVAASRPAVTPAVQPQAPASTPAPTPAESAQSRNDAARATALLTAQVQQQASAAAATPATPTPAPSTAPAQVAAAGTAASSTPSSSPAAILAGQRTAAVVTTPPATVPAPAPTPVEPPRPAMPSDASRIRMQAGMRHLVVAIDPGHGGQDPGAIGPTGKREKDVTLAVARELARQVNATPGLKAYLTRDSDVFIPLPMRAQKARANKADIFISIHADAAENRSATGSSVYVLSTKGASSQRARWLADKENAADLVGGVRLQQTEGTLANVLLDLAQSGYMKASEDAAGHVLGGLKRIGNNHKPNIERANFAVLRTSDMPAMLVETAFISNPDEERRLIDPAYQRKIAGAVLDGVHTFFSRQPPPGTLYAARAQAEIDAAGTMAGGSK; encoded by the coding sequence ATGCGCCCGGGGAACCGTCTCATCGCCATCTGTGCCGCCGTCGGACTGGGTCTGGCGAGCGTCAGTGCGTGGGCCGGTGAAGTCCGCCAGGTCCTGCTGAACACCGGCGCCACCGGCACCCGTGCCGAGATCTCGCTGGTCGGCAGTGGTGGCTACAAGACCCTGTCGCTGGCCGGGCCGAACCGCCTGGTGGTCGATTTCCCGGACTCCAGCGCCATACGCAACCTGAAGATGCCGGCCGCGCAGGGCGTGGTCACGGCGGTGCGTACCGGACAGCCGGTTCCGGGCACGTTCCGTGTCGTTTTCGACCTCGCTGAATCGGTGGCGCCGTTCCGCCCGCAGATGCAGCGCGAGGGCAATGAATCCAAGCTGGTGATCGAATGGCCGGGCGATGGCCCGGCCGTGGCCGCCAGCCGGCCGGCGGTGACCCCGGCGGTGCAGCCACAGGCGCCCGCCAGCACGCCCGCGCCGACTCCGGCCGAGAGCGCGCAGTCGCGCAATGACGCCGCGCGCGCCACCGCGCTGCTGACCGCACAGGTGCAGCAGCAGGCCAGCGCCGCTGCAGCGACCCCGGCCACGCCGACGCCGGCACCGTCCACCGCACCGGCGCAGGTCGCTGCGGCAGGTACCGCGGCCAGCAGCACGCCGTCCTCTTCACCGGCCGCGATCCTCGCCGGCCAGCGCACCGCTGCGGTGGTGACCACGCCGCCGGCCACGGTGCCCGCGCCGGCGCCAACGCCAGTGGAACCTCCACGCCCGGCCATGCCCAGCGATGCCTCGCGCATCCGCATGCAGGCTGGCATGCGCCACCTGGTGGTGGCCATCGATCCGGGCCACGGCGGCCAGGACCCGGGTGCGATAGGCCCGACCGGCAAGCGCGAGAAGGACGTCACCCTGGCGGTGGCACGCGAGCTGGCGCGCCAGGTGAACGCGACGCCGGGCCTGAAGGCCTACCTGACCCGCGACAGCGACGTGTTCATTCCGCTGCCGATGCGTGCGCAGAAGGCGCGTGCGAACAAGGCCGACATCTTCATCTCGATCCACGCCGATGCGGCCGAAAACCGCTCGGCCACCGGTTCGTCGGTGTATGTGCTGTCGACCAAGGGGGCTTCCTCGCAGCGTGCGCGCTGGCTGGCAGACAAGGAAAACGCGGCCGATCTGGTCGGTGGCGTGCGCCTGCAGCAGACCGAAGGCACGCTTGCCAACGTGCTGCTGGACCTGGCCCAGAGCGGCTACATGAAGGCGTCCGAGGACGCAGCCGGCCACGTGCTGGGCGGCCTGAAGCGGATCGGCAACAACCACAAGCCGAACATCGAGCGCGCCAACTTCGCGGTGCTGCGCACCTCGGACATGCCGGCGATGCTGGTGGAAACCGCGTTCATCTCCAACCCGGATGAAGAGCGCCGCCTGATCGACCCGGCCTACCAGCGCAAGATCGCCGGTGCGGTGCTCGATGGCGTGCACACCTTCTTCAGCCGCCAGCCGCCGCCGGGCACGCTGTACGCGGCCCGCGCCCAGGCCGAGATCGACGCTGCAGGCACCATGGCCGGCGGCAGCAAGTAA
- the rnd gene encoding ribonuclease D, whose protein sequence is MATWITTPAELDAYFQQRPSRIGLDTEFIRERTFWPQLALVQMAVGQDILLIDPLIPGMTEALAPWLADESITKVMHSASEDLVAFKWACGVLPRPLFDTQIGASLAGIGGGMGYQKLVAEITGVALAKGETRSDWMRRPLSESQLQYAADDVEHLFALHDAIDARLQALGRQQWLHDDGERLLASVANDEDRWPHLAMRSAQFLDAAAQRRLLRLLRWRDVQARSSDRPRSWILDNELAATLARTPPADADALGTLFEQFPKAPRKLAGAVWQALQTPLADEAEAPLALPANDSNKQALKKLQDAVAERSRELGLPDGVLASRKHLESYLERRQWPAALAGWRQQELESRLQALLPAR, encoded by the coding sequence GTGGCAACCTGGATCACCACCCCCGCCGAGCTGGATGCGTACTTCCAGCAGCGCCCGAGCCGCATCGGCCTCGACACCGAATTCATCCGTGAACGCACCTTCTGGCCACAGCTGGCGCTGGTGCAGATGGCCGTCGGGCAGGACATCCTGCTGATCGACCCGCTGATTCCCGGCATGACCGAAGCGCTGGCACCGTGGCTGGCCGATGAATCGATCACCAAGGTGATGCACAGCGCCAGCGAAGACCTGGTCGCGTTCAAGTGGGCCTGCGGCGTGCTGCCGCGCCCGTTGTTCGACACCCAGATCGGTGCCTCGCTGGCCGGCATCGGTGGTGGCATGGGTTACCAGAAGCTGGTGGCGGAAATCACCGGCGTGGCCCTGGCCAAGGGCGAGACCCGTTCGGACTGGATGCGCCGCCCACTTTCGGAGTCGCAGCTGCAGTATGCCGCCGACGATGTAGAGCACCTGTTTGCCCTGCATGACGCCATCGATGCCAGGCTGCAGGCGCTGGGCCGCCAGCAGTGGCTGCACGACGATGGCGAGCGCCTGCTGGCCAGCGTTGCCAACGACGAAGACCGCTGGCCACACCTGGCGATGCGCTCGGCGCAGTTCCTCGATGCCGCCGCACAGCGCCGCCTGCTGCGCCTGCTGCGTTGGCGCGACGTGCAGGCGCGCAGCAGCGATCGTCCGCGCAGCTGGATCCTGGACAACGAACTGGCCGCCACCCTGGCGCGCACGCCACCGGCCGACGCCGACGCGCTGGGCACGCTGTTCGAGCAGTTCCCGAAGGCACCGCGCAAGCTAGCCGGCGCTGTGTGGCAGGCCCTGCAGACGCCGCTGGCCGATGAAGCCGAGGCACCGCTGGCATTGCCGGCCAACGACAGCAACAAGCAGGCGCTGAAGAAGCTGCAGGATGCGGTGGCCGAGCGCAGCCGCGAACTGGGCCTGCCGGATGGGGTACTGGCGTCACGCAAGCACCTGGAGAGCTATCTGGAACGTCGCCAATGGCCCGCTGCATTGGCCGGTTGGCGCCAGCAGGAACTGGAATCGCG
- the tsaE gene encoding tRNA (adenosine(37)-N6)-threonylcarbamoyltransferase complex ATPase subunit type 1 TsaE — translation MTEFFLADSDATELLGQWLAATRPPQALIELRGDLGAGKSTTARALLRALGVQGAIRSPTYTLVERYPLASGGEAWHLDLYRIGQAGELDFLGLDEGSAVLWLVEWPERGAGALPPTDLVVALEIEDKGRRVRLTGASDAGREWLERLPQGGDLQAISVG, via the coding sequence ATGACCGAATTCTTCCTTGCCGACAGCGATGCCACCGAACTGCTCGGGCAGTGGCTGGCGGCGACCCGGCCGCCGCAGGCGCTGATCGAGCTGCGCGGCGACCTCGGCGCCGGCAAATCCACCACTGCCCGCGCACTGCTGCGCGCACTGGGCGTGCAGGGCGCCATCCGCAGCCCGACCTACACCCTGGTCGAGCGCTACCCGCTGGCCAGTGGCGGCGAGGCATGGCACCTGGACCTGTACCGCATCGGCCAGGCCGGCGAGCTCGATTTCCTCGGCCTGGACGAGGGCAGTGCCGTGTTGTGGCTGGTCGAATGGCCCGAGCGCGGGGCCGGTGCGTTGCCGCCGACCGATCTGGTGGTCGCGCTGGAAATCGAGGACAAGGGGCGTCGTGTTCGTCTCACTGGGGCCAGCGACGCGGGGCGTGAATGGCTGGAACGGCTCCCTCAAGGGGGTGACTTGCAGGCCATTTCTGTCGGCTGA
- a CDS encoding bifunctional ADP-dependent NAD(P)H-hydrate dehydratase/NAD(P)H-hydrate epimerase produces MPDLSLLFDTAAARALDRRASALAGDGGWSLMAQAGLAGWQCLLQQWPEALQLCVLVGAGNNGGDGYVLASHALRSGRQVQVVTLPGRSPATVLAAQAAAEFATAGGSVVEFDGHLPDAEVYVDALFGLGLDRAPSGMARALIEALNAARGPVLAMDVPSGVDADSGCVPGVAVKADVTLQFIACHRGLYTGDALEQVGQRRLAPLELPDQAWDGIQASAQRWTGDRLKALLPPRRANTHKGESGHVLCVGGNHGSGGAIAMAAEAALRAGAGLLSLGTRRDHVGALLARLPEAMTHALEDGDALPALLDRATVVAIGPGLGQDEWARALFARVLACGKPLVVDADALNLLAQDPRALPGAILTPHPGEAARLLGCSSADIQANRYASAQALAERFHAVVVLKGAGSIVAAPAQTPRLIAAGNPGMAVGGMGDLLTGIIASLRAQGLAAFDAAAAGALLHALAGDSAAADGARGLLPTDLLAPLRRLANPDLSP; encoded by the coding sequence ATGCCCGATCTTTCCCTTCTGTTCGATACCGCAGCGGCGCGCGCGCTCGATAGGCGCGCATCGGCGCTGGCCGGTGATGGTGGCTGGAGCCTGATGGCCCAGGCGGGTCTGGCCGGCTGGCAGTGCCTGCTGCAGCAGTGGCCGGAGGCTCTCCAGCTATGCGTGCTGGTCGGTGCCGGCAACAACGGTGGCGACGGCTACGTGCTGGCCAGCCATGCCCTGCGGTCGGGGCGCCAGGTTCAGGTGGTCACGCTGCCTGGCAGGTCGCCCGCCACGGTGCTGGCGGCGCAGGCTGCAGCGGAATTTGCGACGGCCGGTGGCAGTGTCGTCGAGTTCGATGGCCATTTGCCGGACGCTGAGGTCTATGTGGACGCCCTGTTCGGGCTTGGCCTGGACCGGGCGCCGTCCGGCATGGCCCGGGCGCTGATCGAAGCCCTCAATGCGGCGCGTGGGCCGGTACTGGCGATGGACGTGCCCAGTGGCGTTGATGCCGACAGCGGATGTGTGCCCGGCGTGGCGGTGAAGGCCGATGTCACGTTGCAGTTCATCGCGTGCCACCGAGGCCTGTACACCGGTGATGCGCTGGAGCAGGTCGGCCAGCGCCGGCTGGCGCCACTCGAACTGCCTGATCAGGCCTGGGACGGCATCCAGGCCAGCGCGCAGCGCTGGACCGGCGACCGTTTGAAGGCGCTGCTGCCACCGCGACGCGCCAATACCCACAAAGGCGAATCCGGGCACGTGCTGTGCGTTGGCGGCAACCATGGCAGCGGCGGCGCCATCGCAATGGCGGCCGAGGCAGCACTGCGCGCCGGCGCCGGCCTGCTGAGCCTGGGTACCCGTCGCGATCACGTCGGCGCCTTGCTGGCGCGCCTGCCGGAGGCGATGACCCATGCGCTGGAAGACGGCGATGCGCTGCCGGCGCTGCTGGACAGGGCCACGGTGGTGGCGATCGGGCCCGGCCTGGGCCAGGACGAATGGGCGCGCGCGCTGTTTGCGCGGGTGCTGGCGTGTGGCAAGCCGTTGGTGGTCGATGCCGATGCACTGAACCTGCTGGCGCAGGATCCGCGAGCGTTGCCCGGCGCCATCCTTACCCCGCACCCGGGCGAGGCCGCGCGCCTGCTTGGTTGCAGCAGCGCTGACATCCAGGCCAACCGCTATGCCAGCGCGCAGGCGTTGGCCGAGCGCTTCCACGCCGTGGTCGTGCTGAAGGGGGCGGGCAGCATCGTGGCGGCACCCGCGCAGACACCACGGCTGATCGCTGCGGGCAATCCCGGCATGGCGGTGGGCGGAATGGGCGACCTGCTCACCGGCATCATTGCCAGCCTGCGCGCGCAGGGCCTGGCCGCGTTCGACGCGGCCGCGGCCGGCGCCTTGCTGCACGCACTCGCCGGCGATTCCGCTGCCGCCGATGGCGCGCGTGGCCTGCTTCCTACTGACCTGCTGGCGCCGCTGCGGCGACTGGCCAATCCGGACCTCTCTCCATGA
- a CDS encoding M48 family metallopeptidase: MRNDPFSRSPQGPQRRGLFGNIRWWVLLLAAGYAVFYWFSNRTVDPYTGEKVMIDSSLDARQETALGLQAYQQILSQERPMDPNAPIARDVRDIAQRLIAKVDVVETALAQEHGVQPAHFARDFQWEVNVIPSDQANAFCLPGGKMAVYTGLVPVARTRDAMAVVMGHEIAHALLRHGAQRMAQQKLTQIGQVAGAASGMDAQQQQMMMSAMGYGYLLPYARSHETQADEVGLMLAAAACFDPREAVPLWQRMGQASGGQAPPEFASTHPNPGTRIQNLQALMPKALEYRQKFCEQAK; the protein is encoded by the coding sequence ATGCGCAACGATCCCTTTTCCCGCTCGCCCCAAGGCCCGCAGCGGCGTGGCCTGTTCGGCAACATCCGCTGGTGGGTGCTGCTGCTGGCCGCCGGCTACGCGGTGTTCTACTGGTTCTCCAACCGAACGGTCGATCCCTATACCGGCGAGAAGGTGATGATCGACAGCAGCCTGGACGCGCGCCAGGAGACTGCGCTGGGGCTGCAGGCCTACCAGCAGATCCTGTCGCAGGAACGGCCGATGGATCCCAACGCGCCAATCGCACGCGACGTGCGCGACATTGCCCAGCGGCTGATCGCCAAGGTCGATGTGGTGGAGACCGCGCTGGCGCAGGAGCATGGCGTGCAGCCGGCGCATTTCGCACGGGATTTCCAATGGGAAGTGAACGTGATTCCCTCCGACCAAGCCAACGCGTTCTGCCTGCCGGGCGGCAAGATGGCGGTCTATACCGGCCTGGTGCCGGTGGCGCGTACGCGCGATGCGATGGCGGTGGTGATGGGCCACGAGATCGCGCACGCACTGCTGCGGCATGGCGCCCAGCGCATGGCGCAGCAGAAGCTGACCCAGATCGGCCAGGTGGCCGGTGCCGCCAGCGGCATGGATGCACAGCAGCAACAGATGATGATGTCGGCGATGGGCTACGGTTACCTGTTGCCCTACGCGCGCAGCCACGAGACGCAGGCCGACGAAGTGGGGCTGATGCTGGCCGCAGCGGCATGCTTCGATCCGCGCGAGGCGGTGCCGTTGTGGCAGCGCATGGGACAGGCCAGTGGCGGCCAGGCGCCGCCGGAGTTCGCGTCCACCCATCCGAACCCGGGTACGCGCATCCAGAACCTGCAGGCGCTGATGCCGAAGGCGCTCGAGTACCGGCAGAAGTTCTGCGAGCAGGCGAAGTAG